ATCGCCAGGTTGAGACCGGCCCGTTCGCCACGCGACAGCTGGGCCACGCGCTGACTCCCGGCGAGACGGAAGCTCTTGATGATTGAATTGAATGCATCCTCGTTCCAGCGCTCGGAGTGGAGACTGCGCTGGACCGCGAGGACGTCGTCGACCCGCGCCCATGCGGGAAGAGTATGCTCTTCGTGCACGAAGCCGATACGGCCGCGGTCGGTAGGTGTCAGCTTCTTCGAAGGGCGTCCCAGGATGTGGCATTCGCCCTCGTCCGGCTCCTCGAACCCCAGCAGCATTCGAAAAAAGGTCGATTTGCCAGCACCGTTCGATCCGACGACCGCATGGATCTGTCCGCGCGGTAAGACGATGTCGAGACCGTCCAATGCGCGCCTGTTCCCATGCGTTCGCGTGAGGCCCCGTGCCTCGATCGCTGGATCGAGAATCACGCGGATTGCCGCGGTGCGAGATCATGGAGCGCATCATGGATGCGCGACGCCGCTTCCTCGGGATCGCAGCGGATCGCCACGATCTCGTTCACGAATCGATCGACCGCGGCATCGAGGCGGCGGTTGCGTTCGTGGTCGCTCAGCTGGTCCCGCTGGATGGCCACGAAGAGTCCCAGCCCGGCTTGCGACTGCAACCATCCACCGGCGACCAGCTCGGCATAGGCCTTGGCGACGGTATTTGGATTGATGGCGAGCTGTTCTGCCAGTCCCCGAACGCTGGGAAGCCTGTCGCCGACCGCGAGATCACCCTCTGAGACCTTGCGACGGATCGCATCGACGATCTGCCCGGCAAGGGAGCGGGGATCTCCGGGAGCTATCGAGATCGCCAAGGGTACGGGTCGAGACATGCTGCATCCTAACTGTTCTATTGCATGTAGAACAGTTAGGATTGTCGGCGTCAAGGGCCATCATGAGGTTTAACCGCGCCCTGACATCGGGATATTCGGGTTCTCCTGCGAACCCGATTCTTGGCGCGGGTAGTTCACGCGGGCAGTCGCGGGATTGTTCGCACCCGGCTCGGAGATGCCGGATGGCGTTTTATACTTCGGGAATATGGCGTTCGACAGGAGTACCCAGCCGGATACCAGTCCATCGGAACCGGCGAGTGTTCTTACGAATCAGCGTTGCAAATGCACGGGAAGGACGACCGGGTTATCCTGCCCCCCAACGGAACGGGTCGCGAAAGCCGGGTACGGCCCGACCTCCGGGACATTCGATCTGTTCTGGAAATCGCTATCATCTTGGACGACCCGCTCAAGCTCGGCTTCGGGAGCGGCGTCCAAGCGCACGGTTTACGGCTGCTCGCTTATCTTGTCGGCGGCTCCCGCGAGGAAGTCGGCGAGGGTGCGGAGAGCGTCACGATCGACCCTGTAGGTTATGGAACGCCCCGCTCGCTGGGACGACACGAGGCCTGCATTGCGCAACACAGTGAGATGAACCGCAGCGTTCGTGCGCAAGGCACCGGTCTCGTCTGCGAGCCGGGCGGCGGACAGGCCTTCGCGATGGCTGGCGAGGGTCAGGACGATGTCCAATCGCACGGGTTGGGCGAGTGCGGAGAGCTTGCTGGTGACATCGGTCTTTTGCATTTCGAGGGGATAGCCGTGGTGGCCTGGGATCGCAAGACTTTCTAATCTGTCAGTATGTATTGACATATTGAATAGAAGGTTGCATACAGGACCTCTCAGGCATCGGTAGGTCCGGTGCGGAATGTGAGGAGCGGTGCCGTGAGCGATACCGCGGATTTCGAATTCGACGCCACTTTTGAGGAAGGCGCGACGGACTGGGCCCTTGATCCTCTCGGCGATGACAGCGGCGGCATGCTGGCGGTGCGTCGGGTGGCCTTGGTGCGCATCGCCTGCGTCGCCGCCGAGACCGGTGCCCGGATGCAGCGCGATGGCCTCGGTGTGGATCCGGTCGGATGGATGGTGCAGCCTCTGGAACTCTTCGAGGGAAGGGCGCCGATAGAGGCCTGCATGGATCGCGACCAGTGTTCGAGAGCCATCCTCCTGCATGGTCTTGGTCTCGGCCTGGATGCGGATCCCGGCGCGATCGAACGCCTGTTCGACGCTGGCGGCGAGACCGGCCATCGGAGCGCGCGGCATGTCTGATCCCATGGACATCGACACCCGGCAGCTTCGGCGTGTCAGGTTGGGCGTCGGCGAGACGGGCTTCGGTGATCCCGATCTCCCGTTGCGCACCGCTGCGGTGATTGACGTGGAGACCACCGGTCTTGATCCTGCGTCCGACAAGGTGATCGAACTGGCCGTCCGCCGGTTCAGGTACGATACCCGAGGTCACATCGTGGAGATCGGGAAGTCGTGGTGCTGGCGGGAGGATCCCGGCGTTCCGCTGCCCGACGACATCGTCCGCATCACCGGCATCACCGATCAGGACCTGCTCGGAAGGCGGATCGATGACCGTGTCGCAACTGACGTCATCGCTTCGGCTGATGTGGTCATCGCGCACAACGCTGCTTTCGATCGTCCCATGGTCGAGCAGCGTCTGACGCGCCTTCCGCCTATGCAGTGGGCATGTTCATGCCGTGAGATCGACTGGGCTGCGGCGGGTTTCGAAGGCCGTTCGCTCGGGTGGCTCTGCGCGCAGGCTGGCTGGTTCTACGACGCGCACCGGGCCGAGGGTGACGTGGACGCGTTGATCCAGCTTCTCAGGCATGAACGGACCGACGGATGGCCTCTCCTGTACGAACTCGATGGAAGTTCGTCTCGCGACAGTTTCCTGATCGCGGCCGTGGGGTCGGCCTTCTCGACCAAGGATGCCCTGAGGATGCGCGGCTACCGATGGGATCCGAAGGAGCAGGTCTGGTGGCGCGAGGTTTTCGAAGGCGATCTCGTGATCGAAGAGGCATGGCTGGCGAACGAGGTCTACGCGGGCGGGAAGGGCGCGAAGTCGATCGGGCCGCGGATCACGCGCCGCGATGCGTACAGCCGGTACCGCTGATCGACCGAGCCGGGTGGCGAGCGCCGACCGTCGGTCCGAATCTAGGAGTAACGAATGTCAAGGAAGCCCAGTTCGCGTAGCGTCGCAGGCAAACGTCTGGTGAAAGCGCAGATGCCCGACGGGTTGATGAACGCCCGCCCGGTCTCCTATCCGGTCGCGCATGCCACGATCACCGCTTTGCAGGTCTATCACAATCCCGAACGAAAGCCGTCGGGCGATGGTCCTTGGAACGACGAGGCGGACAAGGTCAGCTGGGTGGACGATGAGACCGGGCTCGGTTGCATCATGCTGCGTCAGACGGACGGGACGATTTCGGGCTATGTCGGTGTCGGGCCAGCCCATCCCCTGTTCGGATACGAGGCTGATGCGGTGCCGGTCGGCGTTTCCGGCACGGTGCACGGCGGGGTGACCTACGGCAGGGAATGCGAGGCGAACCGGTTTGAGCGACGTGCTCAGGGCAAGCCGCGCCAGGAGCGCTACACGGTCTGTCACACGACGTTCGTGAGGACCATTCAGGAATACCGGACGGTCCGGACGACCGAGGACGATTTCGACCATGAGGACCACTGGTGGTTCGGCTTCGACACCTCCCATCCGGGCGACCTCGTACCGAAGGCCCGCCACGACCAGCGGCACCAAGGCGACGTCTACCGGGATCAGGGGTTCGTATACATGAATTGCATCGCTTTGGCGCGGAAACTCAGGGACCTGGGTGGGATGACGCTGGACGATACCGACGAAGGAAGCGGGCCGCCTCTCCTGCCTTCCCCGAAGGATTCCCAAGAGCGTGGCAGATGACGACGATGTTCTTCAACTCCGGTCGCGAGGACCCGAGGTACGGCGACGATAGGCATTCCGATCTGCCGTGGGGCTACTGGTTGGTTTCCGCCGCGGACGTACCGGGACGGCCGCCGCTGCTGGACGAGCAGGGCCGGGAATGGGATTCCGTCCGCGAAGCTTTCTGGAAGGGTCGCTTGGGTCTTCCGGAGATCTATTCGCATGCTTCCAACGAGATCATGGAGTTCATGGCTGGTTATCTGGCGATCATGGATGGTCGCTTCGTGCCGACAGAAGAGCGGGTACAGGATATTTTCCAGGGCGATCGCCATCTTGACCTCTTTTTCACGACCATCATGCGGGCCGCTGGTCTCATCGACGCCCGCAACGGATGCCCCACTGCCGAAGGTCGCGCGGTCCTCGCGATGCTGATCGCAACGAGGAACAGGGACGATGCAGAGCACGAGATCGGTCTCGATTGGATCAGGGCGAACCGGACGGTTGTCGGGCATGGCGTTCGCCGACAGACGGCGGAAGCTGTTGAAAGGGGGGAACGCGTCGCCGCACGCATGGCCCATCGCTTCGCGACCGGCGACATCGGACGAGAGCCCTGCATCAAGCTCATCGGGGTCCTCGTCACAAGGGAGATCCCGGTGCGCAGCACCATTTGGTCCATGACCTGGCCGGAGGGCGATCGGTACGCGCGTGACCGTTTCTACCTGTGGCTTCTCGAGAGGATCGATCGCTGGGACGACTGGGCCGCTATGGTCGTTGCGAGCGGCGCCCGCTCCTTGACGGAGCACCTTCTACGCCTTGCTTTCTGCGACCGCCCCCCTGAGGGCGTCGTGGGGACCGACGATGTCAGCTGACGATCGACGCTGGCGGATGTTCCGCTCGCGGCGTGAGCTGCGACGACGCTCCGTCCTGGCGCATGCGGCACGAACCCTTACGGGGTATTCTGGTGATCTCGTGGTCATCGTTGTCGTCGATGCCGGGTCTAAATGTGGTGCGCGGGGGAGCTTCGTCTCGTGCTTCGGCGCTCTGCAGGTGTCGATTGTCGATGGCGATCCGGTCTTCACGAAGCACCATGAGGCTACCGTGCGGAAGGAGGAGCGGCCCTGCGTAATGGACCGGCTCGCGGCTCTGTGCTCCGGGCGCGACGTCGTGCTGGGCTCGGCGGATCCTTACGTTTCCTTCGCCGACCGTCGTCATCTGCTCCATTCCGGCATCGGCTTCGTCGAAACGGTAGGGCGGTTCGCGGGCGGGCCGCCGTCGGGTCTCGACCTGTTTACAGCGCCGGAGGGTACGATGGCGGCGTTGGCTGCCGGTTTTGCCTTGGCCTGTTGCCATCGCAGGGAACCGATAGACCAGGCCCGCTGCGCGGCGGTCCGGGCGCAGCTGACGTGGATCGCTTACGTTCGAGCCGTCATGGGTCGGCGAAGGGCGGAAGGCGTTCTCGCTGCCTACCGGGCGTGGGCTCTCATCGAGAAGTGCCGTCCGGTGCGTTTCTGAGAATTACCAAGACAGGCAGTGAGGCAAGCACGACAGTTGCGGTGCGCGGATCGATCGCCCGTCGGGTTGAAAGCGGTTCCTCCGTGACCCATGCCTCGTGCATAAATCCTTAACCAGAAGCCGCCAGGAGCGGACCGGTGCCGAAGCGTCGTCGGCACGACTCTCGGGATCGGAAGGAAGGTCGATGGTAACCAAACCAGGGCAGCAATATCACTATACGGTCAAGGTATCCGTCACCGCCAATGGGGACCTGCTCCCCGACGTCGATGTTACCGTGAACGGCACCACTCGCAATTGGCATTTCCCGAAGGCGACCAACGAAGTGGTCTTCTATCTGGCGATCCTTTCCTGCGTTATCGACGCAGTAGCGAATGGAGCACATTCCGCCCTAGTCGAGATCGGGAACCAGACCGCCACCCGCCAACTGAACGGAAGCGAAAAACCTCGCAAGAAGCACATTCGGGCGCTCAATGAGGCGGTGATCATCTCGGGGCAGGCATTGCCTGGCGGTCTGCAGGTGATTTGACCTGCCCCGATCCTAACTTATCAGGCTAATCCGGCTTCGTAGCTTTTCATCATCTTGCGATACCCATCGAGTGGGTCTCCGCGGTAGTCGAAGTCCGCGTCGACGTGGACGTGCAGGATGCCCTCTTCGTGCACATTGATCACGCGAAGGCCCCGGATGGGGCGTACGGTGTAGAACGGTAGGATGACCGCGGCGTTTACAACCGAGTCTCCTGCGAGCGGCTTCTCGGTGCCGCTCGAAAGAGCGACATACTGTTCGCCAGTGTCGCCGCGGAAGTATCGGATCCGGCTATGGTCTTTAAGGGTGCCGACCGCATCGAGCTGCGAACGGAACCTGGGACTGTATCCCCCGAGTTTGAGCAGCGTGCCGTTGAGCCGGCTGAAGAAGTCGAGGACTGACCCGAGATCGGCAGGCGGGCGTCCTTCCTTGATGAAGGTGTCCGACCAAGATTCCTTCGTGAAATTCGGATGGCGGTAGTTCATGTAAGCATATCTCATGCATTTTTCCTTTCTACGGCTCTCGCCGACCTCCTTTCCCGTCTAATCCAGGATGTTCGTGGATGGCCGCCTGACAACCGTCGTTCCATCGCGAAGGGGCGGGGCGATCCTCAAGGTTCAACCCTTATTGCAGAAGCCAGAAGATGACAGTTGCGGCGATGCCGATGGCGGAAAAGAAAGTGTGAGCGCCACGGTCGTAGCGGGTGTGGATGCGGCGCCAGTCCTTTAGCTCGCCGAACATGTCCGCGACCTTGTGATGCCGACGGTAGAGGATGAGGTCGTGCGGGATTAGCCCCTTGCGGTTGGTCTTTGAGGGGGGGCAGGGGGTGATGCCGCGCTGCTCCAACGCGACGCTGAACCGGTCGGCATCATAGCCCCGATCGGCGAGCGGTGCCTTGGCCTTGGGGTAATCATCGATCATCAATGCGGCGCCCCTGCAGCCGCTCAAGTGCTCTTCGCTGCGCAGCATGATCAGCGGACGGCCCTTGTCATCGCAGACGGAGTGAAACGTCGAGTTCAGCCCGCCCTTGGCGCGTCCAATTTAAGTTTGCTTGCTGCCATTCGGTGCGTCGTGAGATGGGTAACATCGATCACGGGCTGACCGGGCTTCCCGCCTATTTCGGCGAGCTCGGCGACAATGCGGTTGAACACGCCCCGGCGGCTCCAGCGGAATGAGGCGATTTCAGATCTTCTTGTGCGAGCCTTAGTCGACCGGCGCATCGCGCTAGAGCAGACTGTAGGGAGAAACTGGCGGCTTGCCTCTCGCGCATAAGAGTTCAGAGAGGACAATTAGGCCGCGATAGCGAAATAGCGTGCAGTCGATCTACACATTCGGTCCACGTCGTCTACATTGTCGTTCGAGGAATCCGTTGCTGGTATTTTCCGGCGAGCTCTTGAAGTTGGAGCCGGACGACGATGCAAGACAGATGCAATTCTTTGGAGGAGAATGGATCTCGTTCGCCAATTCTTGAAAGCTTGGCGAGCTTCCGCGAATGAATTCGAAAGAGCGCTGATCGCGACGATATCTATATAGAGCGCAAGATCGGCAGCATACGCCAGCACCATCTCCGGCCCGAAAAGGATTATGATCTCCGGTCCGAGCAAGAACATGGCGGTCGCACCGATCAAGAAGATGTACTTATGCCTTTCACGCCGCATGATATTAGTAAGCGGCTTTTCGACAAGATGATGATTCAGAACGTGCTTGAATGGAATATCTGGGCCGAAGCGCATGAAGGCAGCCAGTGCGATCAGGAATATCGAAAATGTCATTTTCCCATCCGTCAATATTGAAGCATTTGCATCTTGGCGATATTGTTCGAGGCCCCGCGAACCCTTGTTTCTTTATTTTCTTAAAGACGTAGCCTGACTGCACGAAATTTCATCTGGAAGCGTACCCGATTGGCTATCCAACGCCGGAGCAGATTAGCTTACTGGATTATACCGGAAACGTCCCCTGGACTCACTTCGGCCCCCGACACCGGACCGACTCCATCTCGGTTGAAGGGCGGACCGCCTACCCTCTAAGCTGACGGCGGCTCTCAGGAGCCGCGCGAAGATTTGGAACGGCGACTGGTGGAAGGGTAAACGACATCGCACCTCCTAACGCTGCTGGCGCGTTAAATCGATGATCAGCGCTGCAAGCGCTCCCGCTGCCATCCCGGCGGGTATGCCAATGGCAACGTTGCCGAATGCTGCTCCTAATCCGGCTCCCAACATTATTCCGATCATTATTAAGAAGGCAGTCAGCCACGTTCGGTTGGCTTTTGGCATTTACGCTCTCCCATCTGATCCGCCACATTTAGCAGCCGATCATCAGCGTGCCGTCGAACTTCGACCAACAGTACTGGTTGTCCCACCAATAGTCAGGATTATGCGCGGGAGGGCTGTCTGCAAGTGCTCCGCATATATACCCCGGATCGCTTGCTGAGCCCATTCTGGTGGAAAACTCCACCCATCATGAGGTTAGAAGCTGATATATTGCTCCGGTAACAGGAAATCAGCCTGACGGATTTCGTTGGCGACGCGCACGGCTGCGCAGGCACCCTCCTGCTTCGGTCATATCGGATACGCTGTTGTTTCGTGGAAGCGTCGACAGTTGTAAGGCGTTTCGGCAGTAGCGCAGATTCTAGAGACGGCACGTACAGCCGATCTATTGATGTAGAGATTTCGACTAAGCCTGATAGCATGGTTTCCTGCCGGACCATTGACGCGAATGGTCACAGGTTAAACGACCGGCACTTCGCTGCTTGTCGAGAAATATCGTACTTTCAACGGAACTCGCCTTTCCGAAGGTTATGATCCGTCGGACCATAATCAAGGAGAGATCCTAGCCTTTACGGACGGAAATGAGATGACCATCGGCCCTTACCTCGAATTTGACGCAGGCGAAGCGGGCGTAAATTACGACATCGGCGCCACGGGTGCTGTCGAGATGTCCATCGTAAGCGACTGCGATGCTGAGAGTATACCGCGTCCGATGACGGTCCTGAAATACGTCGCCGAAGGTGCCGAGATTTACAGCTATGGTGGGCGTACCTATCGCGTTCCCGCCAACTCGTTTCTCGTTTTGCCCGAGGGCAACTGCGGGTCGGCGACGATCGATCGGACCCTGGGGCCAGCTGTTGGCATGTGCATCTTCCTGCCCAGGCAGGGGCAATTCTGCGGAGCGGCCGACCCCGCGCTTATCGAGGCCCCAGTGGTGTTCCCAGCGCGCTCTTCGCGCTTGGGAGGTGTGATCGCCTCTACGCACCGGAGGATCTTCTCGGCGTCGGCAATCGAACGGCCGGCACTTTCTCGAAACCTTCTCGACTATCTCGATTATGGGATGGAAGCGTTCCTCGGTGAAGCGACGGCCTTGATGGACCAGTTCGACTCCGTGAAGCGCGCAACCCGGCTGGAACATCTCCGCCGTCTCAATATTGCTCGCCATTATCTGCACGAGATAACCGATCGGATCGTGGACCTGGCCGAGCTTGCCCGATGGTCCGGCATGTCGCGCTTCCAACTCGCGCGCCTGTTCACACAGGCCTTCGGCGAACCTCCCGCGACCTACCACCGCTCAATCCGGCTCGATGCGGCTAGGGTTCGCATGCGTGAGGGCGCAGAGACATGCGCCGAGATCGCGCATTCCCATGGTTTCGCTGATAGCGCGCATTTCAGTCGGGCCTACAAGACCCGCTTCGGAGAGTCGCCATCTGCCGCTCGCTTACAGTGAAACCGGCATCAAATCCGCAAGGCTTGGCAGTGCATCAGGCACCGATGGCGATAGGAGGGGATGAGGCCGATGGTGGCCTTCAAGGATGTAGGAGACGATCCGTGCAGCGACCAGGCATCGAAAAATTGCGCCTCGCCGGTGCGCTGGCCATAACTTGCGGCAGCGTGCTGTTGCCGGTGTCGGCCCCGGTCGTTGCGCAGGAGACGGGAGCAATTTCAGTGGAGCCCAACGCGCTCAACGATGGAGCTTCTGTCGACGCCATTCTGGCGGCGCTCTACGATGTGATTTCGGGAGCGGCCGGGGAAGAGCGCGATTGGGACCGCTTCCGTGCCCTTTTCCATAGCGATGCCCGCCTTATCGCAACCGCCATCCGCGCCAATGGAACGACGGCGATCCGCAGTATGACGCCGGACGACTACATTCGCGGTAACGACGCGGCTCTCGTCGGAGAAGGGTTTTTCGAGAGCGAAATAGCCCGGCGCACCGAGAGTTTCGGCGCGATCACCCATGTCTGGTCCACATACGAAGCACGCCAGACATCTTCCCAGACCCAGCCGGTCATGCGGGGCATCAACAGCTTGCAGCTGGTGAATGACGGCGATCGGTGGTGGATTGCCCATCTCGCATGGAGCGCGGAAACTCCTCGTGCGGTGCTGCCTTCGCGATACCTCTCGCAAGAAGCGGACTAGAAGCCGGTTTCTTCTGCAAGCTCTAGCCGGTGGACCTCTGACCCGATCGCATAAGCGAGCCGCCGATCGGGTGCTTCTACGAAACGAATCTTGTTGACTGCGCGACCCATCTCGACCCTTTGCCATGTAGAGCCGCCATCGCGGGTCTCGAGGCCACCGCTATTGCCTCCGACCCAGCCCAGGCGATCATCCGCGAAGCCGATCCCGAAGGACCGCCACCCGGCATCGTCGACGAGGGGGACCTCGCTCCAGCTGTCGCCTGCATCAGTTGTCTTCGCGATGTACCGCTGCGACACCGCCTTGTCCGGATCGTAGCTCTGGACCGTGCCGAAGCCTGTTCCATCGCTCGGAAAATGCAGTTTCCAGACCGTCTCGAAGGGTCGTGCCGAGCGGAAGACCTCCCGCCAGGTGTCGC
The genomic region above belongs to Qipengyuania spongiae and contains:
- a CDS encoding GntR family transcriptional regulator, whose translation is MSRPVPLAISIAPGDPRSLAGQIVDAIRRKVSEGDLAVGDRLPSVRGLAEQLAINPNTVAKAYAELVAGGWLQSQAGLGLFVAIQRDQLSDHERNRRLDAAVDRFVNEIVAIRCDPEEAASRIHDALHDLAPRQSA
- a CDS encoding ArsR/SmtB family transcription factor → MSIHTDRLESLAIPGHHGYPLEMQKTDVTSKLSALAQPVRLDIVLTLASHREGLSAARLADETGALRTNAAVHLTVLRNAGLVSSQRAGRSITYRVDRDALRTLADFLAGAADKISEQP
- a CDS encoding 3'-5' exonuclease, whose protein sequence is MSDPMDIDTRQLRRVRLGVGETGFGDPDLPLRTAAVIDVETTGLDPASDKVIELAVRRFRYDTRGHIVEIGKSWCWREDPGVPLPDDIVRITGITDQDLLGRRIDDRVATDVIASADVVIAHNAAFDRPMVEQRLTRLPPMQWACSCREIDWAAAGFEGRSLGWLCAQAGWFYDAHRAEGDVDALIQLLRHERTDGWPLLYELDGSSSRDSFLIAAVGSAFSTKDALRMRGYRWDPKEQVWWREVFEGDLVIEEAWLANEVYAGGKGAKSIGPRITRRDAYSRYR
- a CDS encoding transposase is translated as MLRSEEHLSGCRGAALMIDDYPKAKAPLADRGYDADRFSVALEQRGITPCPPSKTNRKGLIPHDLILYRRHHKVADMFGELKDWRRIHTRYDRGAHTFFSAIGIAATVIFWLLQ
- a CDS encoding helix-turn-helix transcriptional regulator, with product MTIGPYLEFDAGEAGVNYDIGATGAVEMSIVSDCDAESIPRPMTVLKYVAEGAEIYSYGGRTYRVPANSFLVLPEGNCGSATIDRTLGPAVGMCIFLPRQGQFCGAADPALIEAPVVFPARSSRLGGVIASTHRRIFSASAIERPALSRNLLDYLDYGMEAFLGEATALMDQFDSVKRATRLEHLRRLNIARHYLHEITDRIVDLAELARWSGMSRFQLARLFTQAFGEPPATYHRSIRLDAARVRMREGAETCAEIAHSHGFADSAHFSRAYKTRFGESPSAARLQ